The following are encoded in a window of Bos javanicus breed banteng chromosome 12, ARS-OSU_banteng_1.0, whole genome shotgun sequence genomic DNA:
- the LOC133258512 gene encoding LOW QUALITY PROTEIN: actin-related protein 2/3 complex subunit 1B-like (The sequence of the model RefSeq protein was modified relative to this genomic sequence to represent the inferred CDS: substituted 2 bases at 2 genomic stop codons), giving the protein MAYHSFLVESISCHAWNKDRTQIAICPNNHEVHIYEKSGNKWVQEHELKEHNWQVTGIDWAPETNRIVTCGTDRNAYVWTLKGRTWKPTLGILRINRAARCVRWAPSEKKFAVGSGSRVISICYFEQENDWWVCKHIKKPIRSTVLSLDWHPNNVLLAAGSCDFKCRIFSAYIKEVEERPAPTPWGSKMPFGELMFESSSSCGWVHGVCFSANGSRVAWVSHDSTVCLADADKKMAVATLASETLPLLAVTFITENSLVAAGHDCFPVLFTYDSAAGKLSFGGRLPKQRXQHGLTARERFQNLDKKASSEGSAAAGARLDSLHKNSISQTSVLSGGKAKCXQFCTTGMDGGMSIWDVKSLESALKDLKIV; this is encoded by the coding sequence ATGGCATATCACAGCTTCCTGGTGGAGTCCATCAGCTGTCACGCCTGGAACAAGGACCGCACCCAGATCGCCATCTGCCCCAACAACCACGAGGTGCACATCTATGAGAAGAGCGGGAACAAGTGGGTCCAGGAGCACGAACTCAAGGAGCACAACTGGCAGGTGACAGGCATTGACTGGGCCCCAGAGACTAACCGCATCGTGACTTGCGGCACAGACCGCAACGCCTACGTGTGGACGCTGAAGGGCCGCACGTGGAAGCCCACGCTTGGCATCCTGCGCATCAACCGCGCCGCTCGCTGTGTGCGCTGGGCCCCCAGTGAGAAAAAGTTCGCTGTGGGCAGTGGCTCCCGTGTCATCTCCATCTGCTATTTTGAGCAGGAAAATGACTGGTGGGTGTGCAAGCACATCAAGAAGCCCATCCGCTCCACCGTCCTCAGCCTGGACTGGCACCCCAACAACGTGCTCCTGGCCGCCGGCTCCTGTGACTTCAAATGCCGGATCTTCTCAGCCTACATCAAGGAGGTGGAGGAGCGGCCAGCACCCACCCCGTGGGGCTCCAAGATGCCGTTCGGGGAGCTGATGTTCGAATCCAGCAGTAGCTGCGGCTGGGTGCACGGCGTCTGCTTCTCGGCCAACGGCAGTCGTGTGGCCTGGGTCAGCCATGACAGCACTGTGTGCCTGGCCGATGCTGACAAGAAGATGGCCGTCGCGACTCTGGCCTCTGAAACGCTGCCGCTGCTGGCCGTCACCTTCATCACGGAGAACAGTCTGGTGGCAGCGGGCCACGACTGCTTCCCGGTGCTCTTCACCTACGACAGCGCCGCGGGGAAGCTGAGCTTCGGTGGGCGGCTGCCCAAGCAGAGATAGCAGCACGGCCTCACGGCCCGTGAGCGCTTCCAGAACCTCGACAAGAAGGCGAGCTCTGAGGGCAGCGCGGCGGCGGGCGCCCGCCTGGACTCGCTGCACAAGAACAGCATCAGCCAGACCTCGGTGCTGAGTGGGGGAAAGGCCAAGTGCTAGCAGTTTTGCACCACTGGCATGGACGGCGGCATGAGCATCTGGGACGTGAAGAGCCTGGAGTCTGCCCTGAAGGACCTCAAGATCGTATGA